From a region of the Canis lupus dingo isolate Sandy chromosome 5, ASM325472v2, whole genome shotgun sequence genome:
- the LOC112646848 gene encoding 3-hydroxyisobutyrate dehydrogenase, mitochondrial-like, protein MAASLRLCAAASGLRYWSRRQRPAAASLAAVCSRSMASKTPVGFIGLGNMGNPMAKNLMKHGYPLIIYDVFPDVCKEFQDAGEQVVSSPADVAEKADRIIAMLPTSINAIEAYSGANGILKKVKKGSLLIDSSTIDPAVSKELAKEVEKMGAVFMDAPVSGGVGAARSGNLTFMVGGAEDEFAAAQELLGCMGSNVVYCGAVGTGQAAKICNNMLLAISMIGTAEAMNLGIRLGLDPKLLAKILNMSSGRCWSSDTYNPVPGVMDGVPSANNYQGGFGATLMAKDLGLAQDSATSTKSPILLGSQAHQIYRMMCAKGYSKKDFSSVFQFLREEETF, encoded by the coding sequence ATGGCGGCCTCCTTACGGCTCTGTGCAGCGGCCTCCGGCCTCCGGTATTGGAGCCGCAGGCAGCGCCCGGCCGCGGCCAGCCTTGCAGCGGTATGTTCTAGGTCAATGGCTTCCAAGACTCCAGTTGGATTCATTGGACTGGGCAACATGGGGAATCCAATGGCAAAAAACCTCATGAAACATGGCTATCCACTCATTATTTATGATGTGTTCCCTGATGTATGTAAAGAGTTTCAAGATGCAGGTGAACAGGTAGTGTCTTCCCCAGCAGATGTAGCTGAAAAAGCTGACAGAATTATTGCAATGTTGCCCACCAGTATCAATGCAATAGAAGCTTATTCTGGAgcaaatggaattctaaaaaaagtgaagaaaggcTCACTATTAATAGACTCCAGTACTATTGATCCTGCAGTTTCAAAAGAATTGGCCAAAGAAGTCGAGAAAATGGGAGCAGTTTTCATGGATGCCCCTGTTTCTGGTGGTGTGGGAGCTGCTCGGTCTGGGAACCTCACATTTATGGTGGGAGGAGCCGAAGATGAATTTGCTGCTGCCCAGGAGTTGCTGGGGTGCATGGGCTCCAATGTGGTGTATTGTGGAGCTGTTGGGACCGGGCAGGCTGCAAAGATCTGCAACAACATGCTGTTAGCCATTAGTATGATTGGAACTGCTGAAGCTATGAATCTTGGAATCAGGTTAGGGCTTGACCCAAAACTGTTGGCGAAAATCCTAAATATGAGCTCAGGACGGTGTTGGTCCAGTGACACTTACAATCCCGTACCTGGGGTGATGGATGGAGTTCCATCAGCTAATAACTATCAGGGTGGATTTGGAGCTACGCTCATGGCTAAGGATCTGGGGTTAGCACAAGACTCTGCCACCAGCACGAAGAGCCCAATCCTTCTGGGTAGTCAAGCCCATCAGATCTACAGGATGATGTGTGCAAAGGGTTACTCAAAGAAAGACTTCTCGTCAGTCTTCCAGTTTCTACGAGAGGAAGAGACCTTCTGA